One window of the Vicinamibacterales bacterium genome contains the following:
- the ttcA gene encoding tRNA 2-thiocytidine(32) synthetase TtcA codes for MSYRSPLETRLAKKATKAITDFNLVEDGDRIMVGLSGGKDSWALIQILDVLRVRAPITFSIVAVNVDSGYEGYQHKQVAEACRERGWEFHSEHTNIGAVMDDKLDNDDTPCSMCSRLRRGVLHRLAAQTGATKIALGHHLDDFVETALLNLFFAGALKAMPVRMASDRGPHVVIRPLVYVTEAEAGAYCKESQLPIIGCCCPACGDLSLQRQRVKRLIAELEREHPAVKNSMIKALANVMPRYLLDRRLNPAAEIRKAIATELEEFDDVPADVPLIPLMLSRPAFARTTVGTPSPSSTPQALSLEPVKP; via the coding sequence ATGAGCTACCGGTCTCCACTCGAAACGCGCCTCGCCAAGAAGGCCACCAAGGCGATCACCGACTTCAACCTGGTTGAAGACGGCGACCGCATCATGGTCGGGCTCTCGGGCGGCAAGGACAGCTGGGCGCTCATCCAGATCCTGGACGTGTTGCGGGTGCGCGCGCCGATCACGTTTTCGATTGTCGCCGTGAACGTCGATTCGGGCTACGAGGGCTACCAGCACAAGCAGGTGGCCGAAGCCTGCCGCGAGCGCGGCTGGGAGTTCCACAGCGAGCACACCAACATCGGCGCCGTGATGGACGACAAGCTCGACAACGACGACACGCCGTGCTCGATGTGCTCGCGATTGCGCCGCGGCGTGCTCCATCGGCTGGCGGCGCAAACCGGCGCCACCAAGATTGCGCTCGGCCATCACCTGGACGACTTCGTCGAAACCGCGCTGCTGAACCTGTTCTTTGCCGGGGCGCTGAAGGCGATGCCGGTAAGGATGGCCTCCGACCGCGGCCCGCACGTGGTGATTCGCCCGCTGGTCTATGTGACCGAAGCCGAGGCGGGCGCGTACTGCAAGGAAAGCCAGCTGCCCATCATCGGCTGCTGTTGTCCGGCGTGCGGCGACCTGAGCCTGCAGCGCCAGCGCGTCAAGCGGCTGATCGCGGAACTCGAGCGCGAACACCCCGCCGTCAAGAATTCGATGATCAAGGCGCTGGCCAACGTCATGCCGCGCTACCTGCTCGATCGCCGCCTCAACCCGGCCGCCGAGATCCGGAAGGCCATCGCCACCGAGCTCGAGGAGTTCGACGACGTGCCCGCGGACGTGCCGCTGATTCCGCTGATGCTGTCGCGGCCCGCCTTCGCCAGGACTACGGTGGGCACGCCCTCCCCAAGCTCCACGCCACAGGCCCTCAGTCTCGAACCTGTCAAACCGTGA
- a CDS encoding glycosyltransferase family 4 protein, translated as MRILMLAPEPFFEPRGTPFSEYHRIKTLGELGHHVDLVTYPIGRDVELPNLRIFRSLRPPFVSKVRIGPSFTKLVLDGLMLFTVLRRVMSGRYDAIHSHEEMGLVGVWLARWLGIPHLYDMHSSLPQQLSNFKYSQSGALHRLFTWAEDQMVHKSQVVITICQELQDTVTEMGVGERALLIENVMGGDVDERPSTSPAEVRATWGIAAQAPLALYTGTFEAYQGVDLLIDAAAIIAGRRPDARVLVVGGEPAQVEAARAAAAARGASGVMVFTGQQPAREIPGFVQASDLLVSPRIRGTNTPLKIYSYLRSGKPIVATNLLTHTQVLTPAIARLVAPEAQPFADAVIELIDQPEQRARLSAAARVVAQEKYSRESYVRRTAQAYERLVSKSQSANHPSQSVDRPSVDHKMARP; from the coding sequence GTGCGCATCCTGATGCTCGCGCCCGAGCCGTTTTTCGAGCCGCGCGGGACCCCGTTCAGCGAATACCATCGCATCAAGACCCTCGGCGAGCTTGGCCATCATGTTGACCTGGTGACCTACCCGATTGGCCGCGACGTCGAGCTGCCGAACCTGCGCATCTTTCGGTCGCTGCGTCCGCCCTTTGTCAGCAAGGTCCGCATCGGACCGTCGTTCACGAAGCTCGTGCTCGACGGGCTGATGCTGTTCACCGTGCTGCGGCGCGTGATGTCGGGGCGCTACGACGCCATTCATTCACACGAAGAGATGGGGCTGGTTGGGGTATGGCTTGCCCGGTGGCTGGGCATCCCGCATCTCTACGACATGCACTCCAGCCTGCCGCAGCAGCTCAGTAACTTCAAATACAGCCAGTCTGGCGCGCTGCATCGGCTGTTCACCTGGGCTGAAGACCAGATGGTGCACAAGTCGCAGGTCGTCATTACGATTTGCCAGGAACTGCAGGACACCGTCACCGAGATGGGTGTTGGCGAACGCGCGCTGCTGATCGAGAACGTGATGGGCGGCGATGTCGACGAGCGGCCGAGCACGTCGCCCGCCGAGGTGCGGGCCACCTGGGGGATTGCCGCGCAGGCGCCACTGGCGCTCTACACCGGAACGTTCGAGGCCTACCAGGGGGTGGACCTGCTGATCGACGCCGCGGCGATCATCGCCGGCCGGCGTCCCGATGCACGCGTGCTCGTGGTGGGCGGCGAGCCGGCGCAGGTCGAGGCCGCGCGGGCCGCGGCCGCCGCGCGAGGGGCGTCGGGCGTGATGGTCTTCACCGGCCAGCAGCCGGCCAGGGAGATTCCGGGATTCGTGCAGGCGTCGGACTTGCTGGTGTCGCCGCGCATCCGCGGCACCAACACGCCGCTCAAGATCTATTCGTACTTGCGATCCGGCAAGCCGATCGTGGCGACGAACCTGCTGACCCACACGCAAGTGCTGACCCCGGCCATCGCCAGGCTCGTGGCGCCCGAAGCGCAGCCGTTCGCGGACGCCGTCATCGAGCTGATCGACCAGCCCGAGCAACGCGCGCGGCTGTCGGCGGCGGCCCGCGTCGTCGCGCAGGAAAAGTACAGCCGCGAGTCGTACGTGCGCCGGACGGCGCAAGCGTATGAACGGCTGGTGTCCAAGTCTCAGTCGGCCAATCACCCATCGCAATCGGTCGACCGGCCATCGGTCGACCACAAGATGGCCCGCCCGTGA
- a CDS encoding lysylphosphatidylglycerol synthase transmembrane domain-containing protein, with protein MLKILVRLIVSAALLYFVLRSIDLAALWERVRGMNPAWILLALAAFTFMQSVSVWRWHRLLRAQHIDVASRTLTESIWVSLFFNNFLPSNIGGDFVRIADTAGAAGSKTLATTVVLVDRALGLTALVLVAAAGAFAASLAGVHIPGARWLFIITAAGAALSIPVIGMPKLSTHALAPLRALKRPWVDERTQRLEDALIRFRAAPSALLGAFGGALVVQITIVAFYLLTAQGLAVPLPIFLGAVLIPVSLAVQMAPLSINGFGVREAVFAFFFRRFGLPIDAAVALSLVSTGLVMGLSLVGGVMFLRRRRA; from the coding sequence ATGCTGAAGATCCTCGTCCGCCTCATCGTGAGCGCAGCGCTCCTGTATTTCGTGCTGCGTTCGATTGACCTCGCTGCGCTCTGGGAGCGCGTGCGGGGAATGAACCCCGCATGGATCCTGCTGGCGCTTGCCGCTTTCACGTTCATGCAATCCGTGTCGGTGTGGCGCTGGCATCGCCTGCTGCGCGCCCAGCACATCGACGTCGCCTCCCGCACGCTCACCGAATCGATCTGGGTGAGCCTGTTCTTCAACAACTTCCTGCCCAGCAACATCGGCGGTGACTTCGTCCGCATCGCCGACACCGCAGGCGCGGCCGGCTCGAAGACGCTGGCCACCACCGTGGTCCTGGTCGATCGTGCGCTCGGTCTCACGGCGCTGGTCCTCGTCGCCGCCGCGGGCGCCTTCGCCGCATCGCTGGCCGGCGTCCACATCCCCGGCGCCAGGTGGCTCTTCATCATCACCGCGGCCGGAGCGGCGCTGTCGATTCCTGTAATCGGGATGCCAAAACTGTCGACCCACGCACTGGCGCCGCTGCGCGCGCTGAAGCGGCCGTGGGTCGATGAACGGACCCAGCGGCTCGAAGATGCCCTGATTCGCTTCAGAGCAGCGCCTTCGGCGCTGCTCGGCGCGTTTGGCGGTGCGCTCGTGGTGCAGATCACGATTGTGGCCTTCTATTTGCTGACTGCACAAGGGTTGGCCGTTCCGCTGCCAATCTTCCTGGGGGCTGTGCTGATACCGGTGAGCCTGGCTGTCCAGATGGCGCCGCTCTCCATCAACGGGTTCGGCGTCCGTGAAGCCGTGTTCGCATTCTTCTTTCGCCGGTTCGGGCTCCCGATCGACGCCGCGGTGGCACTCTCCCTCGTGTCAACGGGCCTGGTCATGGGCCTTTCGCTGGTCGGCGGCGTCATGTTCCTGAGGCGGCGCCGGGCGTAG
- a CDS encoding glycosyltransferase family 39 protein: protein MTTTNREAGRRPSFDLAVLLIVLLAIAFRLYRLDVPFVEGHSWRQVTNADITRHFAEGVMNPFLPRVSWGGLNGVVGMEFPLLHYLTAIVWRVFGESHISGRLVSMAFSIASVILIFILGRRLFGTAAGRGAAFLFAVSPSLVFFGRALMSDTPMVTFMIAAVIAWDWHFEQPHPSRAVIASTLTALAALVKLPAIVVLAPIGGLALSWLGWGAFRNRALWAGGAVAVALIAAWYWYADRIFLETGLTQAVFRPSGTYPADIAPNTFFYTTFHFATAKRLVSSEFWLGMMDRFWGLHLTGPGAVGALAGLFLSWRAGRALPVLLWVLGAFALIVVSAEGQWNHEFHQLPMMPALALLFGVGAAPLFDGAYLKRFLPIGLAVAAMSVVLTAAAVQGFRGSNVIAGLYRPDYLTTYFIAHGNFIQSVVPPDALIITVDYDRFGVNSPMLVYFARRQGWTFDQASISPDVIENLRKRYGAQFFFSSMGDGLLQGRDDLRFYLEGFERVPLPAGLQGRLVAVDLRKPRAK from the coding sequence GTGACCACCACCAATCGCGAGGCCGGACGACGACCGTCGTTCGACCTCGCGGTTTTGCTCATCGTCCTCCTCGCCATCGCCTTCCGGCTGTATCGCCTCGACGTTCCCTTCGTTGAAGGTCACAGCTGGCGCCAGGTCACCAACGCCGACATCACGCGCCACTTCGCTGAAGGGGTCATGAACCCGTTTCTGCCCCGGGTGTCGTGGGGCGGGCTCAACGGCGTGGTGGGGATGGAGTTCCCGCTGCTCCACTACCTCACGGCGATCGTCTGGCGGGTCTTCGGCGAAAGCCACATCTCGGGGCGGTTGGTCTCGATGGCCTTCTCGATCGCCTCCGTGATCCTCATCTTCATCCTGGGCCGCCGCCTGTTCGGCACTGCGGCCGGCCGCGGTGCGGCGTTCCTGTTCGCGGTGTCGCCATCGCTGGTGTTCTTCGGGCGCGCCCTCATGTCCGACACGCCAATGGTCACCTTCATGATCGCCGCGGTAATCGCGTGGGACTGGCACTTCGAGCAGCCACACCCGTCCCGGGCGGTGATCGCCAGCACGCTCACGGCGCTCGCCGCGCTCGTGAAGCTGCCGGCCATCGTGGTGCTGGCGCCCATCGGCGGGCTGGCGCTGTCGTGGCTTGGCTGGGGGGCGTTCCGGAACCGGGCGCTGTGGGCGGGCGGCGCGGTCGCCGTGGCCCTGATTGCGGCGTGGTACTGGTATGCCGATCGCATCTTCCTCGAGACCGGGCTGACGCAGGCCGTGTTCCGGCCGTCAGGCACGTATCCAGCCGACATCGCCCCGAATACGTTCTTCTACACGACCTTTCACTTTGCCACCGCGAAGCGTCTTGTGAGCTCCGAGTTCTGGCTGGGCATGATGGATCGGTTCTGGGGACTGCACCTGACGGGGCCGGGGGCCGTCGGCGCCCTGGCCGGCTTGTTCCTGTCGTGGCGCGCGGGCCGCGCGCTGCCGGTCTTGTTATGGGTGCTCGGGGCATTCGCGCTCATCGTGGTCAGCGCCGAAGGCCAGTGGAACCACGAGTTTCACCAACTGCCCATGATGCCGGCACTCGCCCTGCTGTTCGGCGTCGGGGCCGCACCGCTGTTCGACGGCGCCTACCTGAAACGATTCCTGCCGATTGGCCTGGCGGTGGCCGCCATGAGCGTCGTGCTGACCGCCGCCGCGGTGCAGGGGTTCCGCGGGTCGAACGTCATTGCAGGCCTCTATCGGCCAGACTACCTGACGACGTATTTCATCGCTCACGGCAACTTCATTCAATCGGTGGTGCCGCCAGACGCGCTCATCATCACGGTGGACTACGACCGGTTTGGCGTCAATTCGCCCATGCTGGTGTACTTCGCGCGGCGCCAGGGATGGACCTTCGACCAGGCCAGCATCTCGCCGGATGTCATCGAGAACCTGCGCAAACGATACGGCGCGCAGTTCTTCTTCAGTTCAATGGGCGACGGGCTGCTCCAGGGGCGAGACGACCTGCGGTTCTACCTGGAGGGGTTCGAAAGGGTGCCGTTGCCAGCTGGCCTGCAAGGCAGGCTGGTGGCGGTGGACCTGCGGAAGCCGCGGGCAAAATAA
- a CDS encoding glycosyltransferase family 4 protein yields MATIAVVTSSPPFAEGGHLVMARELVRALQEEGHHAGLVVTPQNRFGRQGSAYLAAWCTDVQLAHEERPVDQVISLRFPGYAVRHPNHVLWLNHRMREYYDLWEQFSSRLSWKGKIKERTRRAIIHRVDHHLLGKMKRRFVISGTVQSRLRRFGGISSDVLYPPPPKRDYRHDLYGDYLFGVSRLSPLKRFDLVLHALAEPMAASIKCVIAGEGAEIEALMRLRSHLELEHRVQFVGRLDEAGLIHHLARCRAVIFPPYNEDYGFVTVEAYMCGKPVITCTDSGGPAELVRDGETGYVTPPTPEALALAMRRVMDDRNLAARMGEAGHAVAKQMTWSGAIQKLLL; encoded by the coding sequence ATGGCTACGATTGCGGTGGTCACGTCGAGCCCGCCGTTCGCCGAGGGAGGTCATCTCGTGATGGCGCGCGAGCTGGTGCGCGCGCTGCAGGAGGAAGGCCATCACGCCGGCCTGGTGGTGACGCCGCAAAACCGGTTCGGCCGCCAGGGCAGCGCCTATCTTGCGGCGTGGTGCACCGATGTCCAGCTGGCGCACGAGGAGCGCCCGGTCGATCAGGTGATCAGCCTGCGGTTCCCCGGCTATGCCGTGCGGCACCCCAATCACGTCCTGTGGCTCAACCACCGGATGCGCGAGTACTACGACCTGTGGGAGCAGTTCAGTTCGCGCCTGTCGTGGAAGGGCAAGATCAAGGAGCGGACGCGGCGGGCGATCATCCATCGCGTCGACCATCACTTGCTCGGCAAGATGAAGCGGCGGTTCGTGATCTCCGGCACGGTGCAGTCGCGCTTGCGCCGCTTCGGCGGCATCTCGTCCGACGTGCTGTACCCGCCGCCGCCGAAGCGTGACTACCGCCATGACCTCTACGGTGACTACCTGTTCGGCGTCTCGCGCCTGTCGCCGCTCAAGCGCTTCGACCTGGTCCTGCACGCGCTCGCCGAACCGATGGCGGCCAGCATCAAGTGCGTGATCGCCGGCGAGGGCGCCGAGATCGAGGCGCTCATGCGGCTGCGCAGCCACCTCGAACTGGAGCATCGCGTCCAGTTCGTCGGCCGGCTCGATGAAGCGGGCCTGATCCACCACCTGGCGCGATGCCGCGCGGTGATCTTTCCGCCCTATAACGAGGACTACGGGTTCGTGACCGTGGAGGCCTACATGTGCGGCAAGCCGGTGATCACCTGCACCGACAGCGGCGGCCCCGCGGAACTGGTGCGCGATGGCGAGACCGGCTACGTCACGCCACCCACGCCCGAGGCGCTGGCGCTGGCCATGCGGCGGGTCATGGATGACCGCAACCTCGCCGCCCGGATGGGCGAGGCGGGCCACGCCGTCGCGAAACAGATGACGTGGTCAGGGGCCATTCAGAAGCTGCTGCTCTGA
- the dtd gene encoding D-aminoacyl-tRNA deacylase: MRAVVQRVTSASVTVGERVTGEIGPGLLVLLGVEQGDGPADLHYVASKVRDLRIFSDDAGKMNKSVLDIQGGVLVVSQFTLSGDARNGRRPSFASAAPPQIARALYEDVVRELKTSGLRVETGEFQAMMQVSLINDGPVTILLDSRKSF, from the coding sequence GTGAGGGCCGTCGTCCAGCGAGTGACCTCCGCGTCAGTCACCGTCGGTGAACGGGTGACCGGCGAGATCGGGCCGGGCCTGCTCGTGCTGCTGGGCGTGGAGCAGGGCGATGGACCGGCGGATCTGCACTACGTCGCGTCCAAGGTCCGGGACCTCCGCATTTTTTCTGACGACGCCGGCAAGATGAACAAGTCGGTGCTCGACATCCAGGGCGGCGTGCTGGTGGTGTCGCAGTTCACGCTGTCGGGCGACGCCCGCAACGGCCGGCGTCCGTCGTTTGCGTCGGCGGCGCCGCCGCAGATTGCCCGCGCGCTCTACGAAGATGTCGTGCGAGAATTGAAAACCAGTGGGCTGCGCGTGGAGACCGGCGAGTTCCAGGCCATGATGCAGGTGTCGCTGATCAACGACGGCCCCGTGACCATTCTTCTCGATAGCAGGAAGTCTTTCTGA
- a CDS encoding glycosyltransferase family 4 protein, producing the protein MTPTFAKASTSAKASADRSAGKRLNIVHICDHLGWEGSRMHGVKRLFAWMIPRFDATRFNVSLISLRKKDLSADTLEEFGIDVTYLARHKFDPATFTALLKVLREKKADLVHLHGYGATTFGRLCAWRLGIPAILHEHANHGDTPWFQKVADRILAPHTDLAIAVSESTGEFTTRARLMPAERTKVVYLGAPLDEFARPRSAGEIGAAKQALGIAPGTVALGTITRLMPSKGNQYLIEAAPMVLAKHPDVRFFIVGEGELQPELEAQAKALGLGDKLVFAGFTRDVGAALSALDMVVFPSLWEGTPLTVFEALAMGKPIVATDADGLLDVLTDRKDALIVPKANAGRLADAICELLEHPEVAASLAAESRKTGARYDIAAFVRKMERLYVILHETSRRTRRAGILQADLSFLTTER; encoded by the coding sequence GTGACGCCCACCTTCGCCAAGGCTTCCACCTCCGCCAAGGCTTCGGCGGACAGGTCGGCGGGCAAGCGCCTGAACATCGTTCACATTTGCGACCACCTCGGCTGGGAAGGCTCGCGCATGCACGGCGTCAAGCGCCTGTTTGCGTGGATGATCCCGCGGTTCGACGCGACCAGGTTCAACGTCTCGCTGATCAGCCTGCGCAAGAAGGACCTGTCGGCCGACACGCTCGAGGAATTCGGCATCGACGTGACCTACCTGGCGCGGCACAAGTTCGACCCCGCGACGTTCACGGCACTGCTGAAGGTGTTGCGCGAGAAGAAGGCCGACCTCGTGCACCTGCACGGCTACGGCGCCACGACGTTCGGCCGCCTGTGCGCGTGGCGCCTGGGCATTCCCGCGATCCTGCACGAGCACGCCAACCACGGTGACACGCCGTGGTTCCAGAAGGTGGCCGACCGGATCCTGGCGCCGCACACCGACCTGGCGATCGCGGTGTCGGAATCGACCGGCGAGTTCACGACGCGCGCGCGGCTGATGCCGGCCGAGCGCACCAAGGTGGTGTACCTCGGCGCGCCGCTCGACGAGTTTGCACGACCGCGCAGCGCCGGCGAGATCGGCGCGGCGAAGCAGGCCCTGGGGATCGCGCCCGGCACCGTCGCCCTCGGCACGATCACGCGGTTGATGCCGTCCAAGGGCAATCAGTATCTGATCGAGGCGGCGCCCATGGTGCTCGCCAAGCACCCGGACGTGCGGTTCTTTATCGTCGGCGAAGGTGAGCTGCAGCCTGAACTCGAAGCGCAGGCGAAGGCGCTCGGCCTGGGCGACAAGCTGGTGTTTGCCGGGTTCACCCGTGACGTCGGCGCGGCGCTGTCGGCCCTCGACATGGTGGTGTTTCCGTCGTTGTGGGAAGGCACGCCGCTGACCGTGTTCGAGGCGCTGGCGATGGGCAAGCCGATCGTGGCGACCGATGCCGACGGGCTGCTGGACGTGTTGACCGATCGCAAGGACGCGCTCATCGTGCCCAAGGCCAACGCCGGCCGGCTGGCCGATGCCATCTGCGAACTGCTGGAGCATCCCGAGGTGGCGGCCAGCCTCGCCGCCGAATCGCGCAAGACCGGCGCCCGCTATGACATTGCCGCGTTCGTCCGCAAGATGGAGCGGCTGTACGTGATCTTGCACGAAACCTCGCGCCGGACGCGCCGGGCGGGTATCCTGCAGGCGGACTTGAGCTTCCTTACCACCGAACGATGA
- a CDS encoding NAD-dependent epimerase/dehydratase family protein encodes MKVLVTGATGFTGGYLASLLVSRGDEVSALVRPKSRAKFDRSLLAASGVKAAEGDLTNAASMRRAVEGVEVVYHIAATYREAGQPDAAYRATNVEGTRNVLEAARGAGAGRVVHCSTGGVHGHIARPPANEDAPFNPGDVYQETKLEAETLAREFGRSTGFDVVVARPIGIYGPGDLRFLKMFRGLARGRFPMIGDGQVFYHLTYVEDLVEGFRLCGTVPAAAGRTYILAGPRYTTLEALVGLVAKELNVAPPRRHLPVWPFWTAGLLCEMVCVPLRLEPPIFRRRVDFYTKSRAFDTTRAKTELGFAPTVDLEEGIHRTAAWYRSEGLL; translated from the coding sequence GTGAAAGTCCTGGTCACTGGCGCCACGGGCTTCACCGGCGGCTACCTCGCCTCCTTGCTGGTTTCGCGTGGCGACGAGGTGAGCGCCCTGGTGCGGCCGAAGAGCCGCGCGAAGTTTGATCGGTCGCTGCTGGCGGCTTCCGGCGTGAAGGCCGCCGAGGGCGACCTCACCAATGCGGCATCCATGCGGCGCGCCGTCGAAGGGGTCGAGGTCGTGTATCACATCGCCGCGACCTATCGCGAAGCCGGCCAGCCGGACGCGGCCTACCGCGCGACCAACGTCGAGGGCACGCGCAACGTGCTGGAAGCCGCGCGCGGCGCCGGCGCCGGCCGCGTGGTGCACTGCAGCACCGGTGGCGTGCACGGCCACATCGCGCGCCCGCCGGCCAATGAGGATGCGCCGTTCAACCCCGGCGACGTCTACCAGGAAACCAAGCTCGAAGCGGAAACCCTGGCCCGCGAGTTTGGCCGCTCGACCGGGTTCGACGTGGTCGTGGCCCGGCCGATTGGCATTTACGGCCCCGGTGACCTGCGGTTCTTGAAGATGTTTCGCGGCCTGGCGCGCGGCCGCTTCCCGATGATCGGTGACGGGCAGGTGTTCTATCACCTCACCTACGTCGAGGATCTCGTCGAAGGGTTCCGCCTATGCGGCACCGTGCCCGCCGCCGCCGGACGCACCTACATTCTCGCGGGGCCGCGCTACACCACGCTCGAGGCGCTGGTGGGCCTGGTCGCGAAAGAGCTGAACGTCGCGCCGCCGCGCCGGCACCTGCCGGTGTGGCCGTTCTGGACCGCGGGCCTGCTGTGCGAAATGGTGTGCGTGCCGCTGCGCCTCGAACCGCCGATCTTCCGCCGGCGCGTCGATTTCTACACGAAGAGCCGTGCCTTCGACACCACGCGCGCGAAGACCGAGCTGGGCTTCGCGCCGACAGTCGATCTCGAGGAGGGCATCCATCGCACGGCGGCCTGGTATCGGAGCGAGGGATTGCTGTGA
- the dapF gene encoding diaminopimelate epimerase yields MLAIAKAHAYGNDFLFVPAEQVEGLRLDELTRRLCHRHSGLGGDGVIYYTIAPDGTARMRLINTDGSPSELSGNGLRCLAALVLYQREAAGLPPLTEVRVDTDAGWKALSLISRSGGRYTFRAAMGQPQRVAEETLEVAGETLKVTTLAIGNPQCVALVKELPDLVRFHRMGPALATHPRFTEGTNVEFAVIEAPDRVRILIWERGVGPTHASGTGACASAIAAISHGGAARDIQVIAPGGTQRVEWTDAGIFLTGWAEVVIDGHWVPSYADLS; encoded by the coding sequence ATGCTGGCAATCGCCAAAGCACACGCCTACGGCAACGATTTTCTGTTCGTGCCGGCGGAGCAGGTTGAAGGCCTCCGGCTCGACGAGCTGACGCGCCGCCTCTGCCATCGCCATTCCGGTCTCGGCGGCGACGGCGTGATCTACTACACGATTGCGCCGGACGGCACCGCGCGCATGCGGTTGATCAACACCGACGGCAGCCCGTCGGAGCTGTCGGGCAACGGCCTGCGCTGCCTGGCGGCGCTGGTCCTCTACCAACGGGAGGCGGCGGGGCTCCCGCCCCTCACGGAAGTGCGGGTCGACACCGATGCGGGCTGGAAGGCGCTGTCGCTCATCAGCCGGTCCGGCGGCCGTTACACGTTCCGCGCGGCCATGGGCCAGCCGCAGCGCGTGGCTGAAGAGACCCTCGAGGTCGCCGGCGAAACGCTCAAGGTGACGACGCTGGCGATTGGGAATCCGCAGTGCGTCGCCCTGGTGAAGGAACTGCCGGACCTGGTGCGGTTTCACCGGATGGGACCGGCGCTGGCCACGCATCCGCGTTTCACCGAGGGCACCAACGTCGAGTTCGCGGTGATCGAAGCGCCCGACCGCGTGCGCATCCTGATTTGGGAACGCGGGGTCGGCCCCACGCACGCCTCGGGCACTGGCGCGTGCGCGTCGGCGATTGCCGCCATCTCGCACGGCGGCGCCGCCCGTGACATCCAGGTGATTGCCCCCGGCGGCACGCAGCGCGTCGAGTGGACCGACGCCGGCATCTTCCTGACCGGCTGGGCCGAGGTGGTGATCGACGGGCACTGGGTGCCTTCGTATGCAGACCTTTCATGA